The proteins below are encoded in one region of Paenisporosarcina cavernae:
- a CDS encoding aspartate carbamoyltransferase catalytic subunit yields MNHLVTMKDLSNENIMQLIKQAASFKHTEQHQKEYPHFVSNLFFEDSTRTKVSFEVAERKLGMHVIPFDASTSSVNKGETLLDTVKTLEAIGVEVVVIRSSEENYYEELLANTKMKIINAGDGSGQHPSQSLLDLFTIYEEFGTFKELSVVIAGDIAHSRVARSNAQALSKLGANVQYVAPPEWSGEFDCLPNWDSVLSTADVVMLLRVQHERHQPDQSFGTDTYHDLYGLTVERYNELKDTAIIMHPAPVNRGVEIASELVESDKSRIFKQMENGVYMRMAMLEFILGGDQE; encoded by the coding sequence ATGAACCACCTCGTGACGATGAAAGATCTATCAAATGAGAATATTATGCAGTTGATTAAACAAGCAGCATCATTCAAACATACCGAGCAACATCAGAAAGAGTATCCACACTTTGTCAGTAATTTGTTTTTTGAAGACAGTACACGTACAAAGGTAAGTTTTGAAGTGGCAGAACGGAAACTCGGGATGCACGTAATTCCGTTTGACGCATCCACTTCTTCTGTGAATAAAGGCGAGACATTGTTAGACACAGTGAAAACGCTTGAAGCAATTGGCGTGGAAGTGGTAGTGATTCGTTCAAGTGAAGAAAACTATTACGAAGAACTTCTTGCGAATACAAAGATGAAGATAATCAACGCAGGAGATGGTTCTGGGCAACATCCATCGCAAAGTTTACTCGATTTGTTCACCATATATGAAGAATTTGGGACATTTAAGGAACTTTCTGTTGTGATAGCAGGTGACATCGCACATAGCCGAGTTGCAAGATCCAACGCACAAGCACTAAGCAAATTAGGTGCGAACGTCCAATATGTTGCACCCCCAGAATGGTCAGGTGAATTTGACTGTTTACCGAATTGGGATTCCGTCCTTTCGACAGCGGACGTCGTCATGTTACTCCGTGTTCAACACGAACGACATCAACCCGACCAGTCTTTTGGAACAGATACGTATCATGACTTGTATGGTTTAACGGTAGAACGGTACAACGAATTAAAAGATACGGCTATTATTATGCACCCTGCTCCTGTTAATAGAGGAGTGGAAATAGCGTCTGAACTAGTCGAAAGTGATAAATCGAGAATTTTTAAGCAAATGGAAAACGGTGTTTATATGAGAATGGCAATGCTCGAATTTATTTTAGGAGGAGATCAAGAATGA
- a CDS encoding dihydroorotase — MKTYIHNIQLLVNGKLEHDCSLLIENGVIQAVNPASVEENAPKLDGKGMFVSPGFVDVHVHLREPGGERKETIETGTLAAAKGGFTTICAMPNTKPVPDSEEHLYDLQLKIRENAYVRVLPYASITVRQAGKELVDFEALKKLGAFAFTDDGVGVQQADRMLQAMTEAARVEMPIVAHCEENTLVFQGVMHEGKRNKELDLSGIPSISECVQIARDVLLAEATGVHYHVCHVSSKESVRVIRDAKAAGIRVTAEVSPHHLLLTEEDIPSNDANWKMNPPLRGKEDQLALIQGLEEGTLDFIATDHAPHMAEEKSHGMEKAPFGIVGLETAFPLLHDAFVKTGKWTLQQLINYLAIKPAEVFGMPYGKVEQGAVADLVFLDLTKERAIDAETFLSKGRNTPFQGRTCTGWPVKTMVAGEIVWQEENA; from the coding sequence ATGAAAACGTACATTCATAATATTCAACTACTAGTAAACGGAAAATTGGAGCATGATTGTTCTTTATTGATAGAAAATGGTGTCATTCAAGCAGTGAATCCAGCAAGTGTTGAAGAAAATGCGCCGAAACTAGATGGAAAAGGAATGTTTGTAAGTCCAGGATTTGTAGATGTCCATGTGCACCTTCGCGAACCAGGAGGAGAGAGAAAAGAAACGATTGAAACAGGCACGCTTGCAGCTGCAAAAGGCGGATTCACAACGATTTGTGCGATGCCTAATACGAAACCTGTGCCTGATTCGGAAGAACATTTATACGATCTCCAACTGAAAATTCGTGAAAATGCCTATGTACGTGTACTACCATATGCTTCCATTACAGTTCGCCAAGCGGGAAAAGAGCTGGTTGATTTTGAGGCGCTTAAAAAGTTAGGAGCATTTGCTTTTACAGACGATGGTGTAGGCGTTCAACAAGCAGATAGGATGCTTCAAGCAATGACAGAAGCGGCACGAGTAGAAATGCCAATTGTCGCACATTGTGAAGAAAACACGCTTGTTTTTCAAGGCGTTATGCACGAGGGCAAACGAAATAAGGAACTCGATCTTTCAGGCATTCCTTCTATATCCGAGTGCGTCCAAATTGCACGAGATGTTTTATTAGCTGAAGCTACTGGCGTTCACTACCATGTTTGCCATGTCAGCTCAAAAGAATCAGTAAGAGTGATACGAGATGCAAAAGCAGCCGGTATTCGAGTGACTGCGGAAGTCAGCCCACATCACCTGTTGTTAACTGAAGAAGACATCCCGTCAAATGATGCTAATTGGAAGATGAATCCTCCTCTTCGAGGAAAAGAAGACCAATTAGCGCTCATACAAGGGTTAGAAGAAGGTACGCTCGATTTTATCGCCACTGACCACGCACCGCACATGGCAGAGGAAAAGTCACATGGGATGGAAAAAGCACCATTTGGGATCGTTGGTCTCGAAACAGCTTTCCCTTTGTTACATGATGCTTTCGTCAAGACAGGGAAATGGACATTGCAACAATTAATAAACTATTTGGCCATTAAACCAGCTGAAGTATTTGGAATGCCTTACGGAAAAGTAGAACAAGGTGCAGTTGCAGACCTCGTATTTTTAGATTTAACGAAAGAACGAGCAATTGACGCAGAAACGTTTCTTTCGAAAGGGAGAAACACACCATTTCAAGGCAGAACATGTACAGGGTGGCCAGTAAAGACAATGGTAGCAGGAGAAATTGTTTGGCAGGAGGAGAACGCATGA